The Desulfovibrio aminophilus genome contains a region encoding:
- a CDS encoding CidA/LrgA family protein, with protein MFLRKLLLSFRLAVRHSRLLQIGLLAGFWALGELIARAARLPIPGGVLGLVLVLLLLVTGRLHAASLRRGADWLLAEMLLFFIPAVPAVLDHREFLGVLGLKLLAAVLAGTLLVMGGTALTVDLCCRLVRHDGR; from the coding sequence ATGTTTCTGCGCAAGCTGCTGCTTTCCTTCCGTTTGGCCGTGCGCCACAGTCGACTTCTCCAGATCGGCCTTCTGGCCGGTTTCTGGGCCCTGGGCGAACTCATCGCCCGGGCCGCCCGTCTTCCCATCCCAGGCGGCGTGCTGGGTCTGGTCCTGGTCCTGCTCCTCCTTGTCACAGGACGCCTGCACGCCGCCAGCCTTCGGCGGGGAGCCGACTGGCTCCTGGCCGAGATGCTGCTCTTCTTCATTCCCGCCGTGCCCGCCGTGCTCGACCACCGGGAGTTCCTGGGCGTCCTGGGGCTCAAGCTCCTGGCCGCCGTGCTCGCCGGAACCCTGCTCGTCATGGGCGGCACGGCCCTGACCGTCGACCTCTGTTGCAGGCTGGTCCGCCATGACGGCCGCTAG
- a CDS encoding LysR family transcriptional regulator, producing the protein MELRTLRALVEVVRRGGFSPAAEALFTTQPNVSKAVRRLEDELGVPLLERLGHQSKLTDAGRIVYQRARRMLAETDDMLAELDELRGLQRGTLRLGLPLFGSSVLFAPIFALFRVRYPGVEIKLVEHGSKRLEELLRAGEVDLAASLLPVSEEFQWQDVRAEPLVALLPEAHALAGRASLTLPDLAREPFILFEEGFLLNQVILDACSRRGFRPLVAARSGQIDFIVSLVKAGLGIALLPRLMAERRRQEGVPHVLLDEPGTLWHMALLWRRGGYLSHAARAWLDLCREAHAGAGR; encoded by the coding sequence ATGGAACTGCGCACCCTGCGGGCATTGGTGGAGGTGGTGCGCCGGGGCGGCTTTTCCCCGGCGGCCGAGGCCCTGTTCACCACCCAGCCGAACGTGAGCAAGGCGGTCCGCCGCCTGGAAGACGAGCTGGGGGTGCCGCTGCTGGAGCGGCTCGGGCACCAGAGCAAGCTGACGGACGCTGGACGGATCGTTTATCAGCGCGCCCGACGAATGCTTGCCGAGACAGACGATATGCTGGCCGAGCTGGACGAGCTGCGCGGGCTCCAGCGCGGCACCCTGCGCCTGGGCCTGCCCCTGTTCGGCAGCAGCGTGCTCTTCGCGCCCATCTTCGCCCTGTTCCGGGTCCGCTACCCCGGGGTGGAGATCAAGCTCGTGGAGCACGGCAGCAAGCGCCTGGAGGAACTGCTGCGCGCGGGCGAGGTGGACCTGGCCGCCTCGCTCCTGCCCGTGTCCGAGGAGTTCCAGTGGCAGGACGTGCGGGCCGAGCCCCTGGTGGCCCTGCTGCCCGAGGCCCACGCCCTGGCCGGGCGCGCCTCCCTGACCCTCCCGGACCTGGCCCGCGAGCCGTTCATCCTCTTCGAGGAGGGCTTCCTGCTCAACCAGGTCATCCTGGACGCCTGCTCGCGCCGGGGGTTCCGGCCGCTGGTCGCCGCGCGCAGCGGCCAGATCGACTTCATCGTCAGCCTGGTCAAGGCCGGACTGGGCATCGCGCTCCTGCCCCGGCTCATGGCCGAACGGCGACGCCAGGAAGGCGTGCCGCACGTGCTCCTGGACGAGCCGGGCACGCTCTGGCACATGGCCCTGCTCTGGCGACGCGGCGGCTACCTGTCCCACGCCGCCCGCGCCTGGCTCGACCTCTGCCGCGAGGCCCACGCCGGGGCGGGGCGCTGA
- a CDS encoding AraC family transcriptional regulator, whose translation MPTPTPDIRVPIKIFPTIRATAVLGLFELVESTKQLDFIFRKSGVNPRQVRDRQQEIPLSSFLLILANAAQSTDDGALGLHLGLKSQLPDLGLLGYIMLNAPNVYEALRQMVRHYNYHQRGAELTLEPSGDTVRLVYGLSSRTEHLGRREDAEMSLASYFSFIKDMVGMPTFPAEVHFEHPEPPYGGEHMRLFRCPVWFCRPENALVYKKTSLFRPVARADNELFKVLLDYMARLASERPREEDLVGHVQFHLAKMLRNGSLDFERLASILGVSSRTLRRRLAREGVRFHELVGRTRLELARDYLTQPSMTVTEVAYLLGYTSPSSFSRALRRQTNMTPSEFRRKFNR comes from the coding sequence ATGCCGACACCGACGCCCGACATCCGGGTCCCGATCAAGATTTTCCCCACCATCCGCGCCACCGCCGTGCTCGGACTCTTCGAGCTGGTGGAAAGCACCAAGCAGCTGGATTTCATCTTCCGCAAGTCCGGGGTCAATCCCCGCCAGGTGCGCGACCGGCAGCAGGAGATCCCCCTGTCGAGCTTCCTGCTCATCCTGGCCAACGCGGCCCAGTCCACGGACGACGGCGCGCTCGGCCTGCACCTGGGGCTCAAGAGCCAGCTCCCGGACCTCGGCCTGCTGGGCTACATCATGCTCAACGCGCCCAACGTCTACGAGGCCCTGCGGCAGATGGTGCGCCACTACAACTACCACCAGCGCGGCGCGGAACTGACGCTGGAGCCCTCGGGCGACACCGTGCGCCTCGTCTACGGCCTCTCATCCCGGACCGAGCACCTCGGACGGCGGGAGGACGCGGAGATGAGCCTGGCGAGCTACTTCTCGTTCATCAAGGACATGGTGGGCATGCCGACCTTCCCCGCCGAGGTCCACTTCGAGCATCCGGAACCGCCCTACGGCGGCGAGCACATGCGCCTGTTCCGCTGCCCGGTCTGGTTCTGCCGCCCGGAGAACGCTCTCGTCTACAAGAAGACCAGCCTGTTCCGGCCAGTGGCCAGGGCGGACAACGAACTCTTCAAGGTGCTCCTGGACTACATGGCCCGGCTGGCCAGCGAACGCCCGCGCGAGGAGGACCTGGTGGGCCACGTGCAGTTCCACCTGGCCAAGATGCTGCGCAACGGCAGCCTCGACTTCGAACGCCTGGCCTCCATCCTCGGGGTTTCGAGCCGGACCCTGCGGCGCAGGCTGGCCCGGGAGGGCGTCCGCTTCCACGAACTGGTGGGGCGGACCCGCCTGGAACTGGCCCGGGACTACCTGACCCAGCCGAGCATGACCGTCACGGAGGTGGCCTATCTGCTCGGCTACACCTCCCCCTCCTCGTTCTCCCGCGCGCTGCGCAGGCAGACGAACATGACGCCGAGCGAGTTCCGCCGCAAATTCAACCGCTGA
- the arcC gene encoding carbamate kinase, with amino-acid sequence MRIVIALGGNALLRRGEPMNTENQRHNMARAAKALARVARKHELVISHGNGPQVGLLALQASAGGADPRAWPLDVLGAQSEGMIGYLVEQEMGNELPDRGFATLLTQVEVDPADPAFDKPTKPIGPVYDKAEAERLAGLHGWTIAPDNAYWRRVVASPSPKRIFEVNSVRLLLEHGIIVICSGGGGIPTMYGEDGRLHGVEAVIDKDRVSSLLARELKADMLVILTDVDGVYTNWGEEGATPLRRAAPEALCGYGFAGGSMAPKIEAACEFVEATGNTAVIGSLDHLDDILDGSAGTRVDRAAQGLEWYPA; translated from the coding sequence ATGCGCATCGTCATAGCACTGGGCGGCAACGCGCTGCTGCGCCGCGGCGAGCCGATGAACACCGAGAACCAGCGCCACAACATGGCCCGGGCCGCCAAGGCCCTGGCCCGCGTGGCCCGGAAGCACGAGCTGGTCATCAGTCACGGCAACGGCCCGCAGGTCGGGCTCCTGGCCCTGCAGGCCAGCGCCGGGGGCGCCGACCCCCGCGCCTGGCCCCTGGACGTGCTCGGAGCCCAGAGCGAGGGCATGATCGGCTATCTCGTGGAACAGGAGATGGGCAACGAACTGCCCGACCGGGGCTTCGCCACCCTGCTCACCCAGGTGGAGGTCGACCCGGCCGACCCGGCCTTCGACAAGCCCACCAAACCCATCGGCCCGGTCTACGACAAGGCCGAGGCCGAGCGCCTGGCCGGGTTGCACGGCTGGACCATCGCCCCGGACAACGCCTACTGGCGGCGGGTCGTGGCCTCGCCCTCGCCCAAGCGCATCTTCGAGGTCAACAGCGTGCGCCTCCTGCTGGAGCACGGCATCATCGTGATCTGCTCCGGCGGCGGCGGAATCCCCACCATGTACGGCGAGGACGGACGGCTTCACGGCGTGGAGGCGGTCATCGACAAGGACCGGGTCAGCTCCCTGCTGGCCCGGGAGCTCAAGGCCGACATGCTCGTCATCCTCACCGACGTGGATGGGGTGTACACCAACTGGGGCGAGGAGGGCGCCACGCCCCTGCGGCGCGCCGCGCCCGAGGCCCTCTGCGGCTACGGCTTCGCCGGCGGCTCCATGGCCCCGAAGATCGAGGCGGCCTGCGAGTTCGTGGAGGCCACCGGCAACACGGCGGTCATCGGCTCCCTGGATCATCTGGACGACATCCTGGACGGCTCGGCCGGGACCCGCGTGGACCGCGCCGCCCAAGGCCTGGAGTGGTACCCGGCCTAG
- the aguA gene encoding agmatine deiminase, which produces MCKTLSGTPRDDGFRMPAEFEDHDGCWMIWPERADNWRWGAKPAQQAFADVAAAIAASEPVNMAVSAEQFQNARQLLDSRVRVVEMSNNDAWMRDCGPTFVVDGDGGMRGVDWKFNAWGGLEGGLYFPWDKDDQVARKVIEIEGCDRYRAPIVLEGGSIHVDGEGTLLVTAQCLLNKNRNPELSQGEIEDVLKAYLNVQTVIWLPKGVYNDETDGHVDNLCCFVRPGEVLLSWTDDESDPQYAISSEAQRVLTQAVDARGRKLKIHKIHQPGPIFISDEESRGVDAVDGTLSRLPGDRLAGSYVNFYIARDRIVFPLLDARYDDQARETLGALFPEREVVGVDAREILLGGGNIHCITQQVPAHRG; this is translated from the coding sequence ATGTGCAAGACGCTCTCCGGCACTCCCCGCGACGACGGGTTCCGGATGCCCGCTGAATTCGAGGATCACGACGGTTGCTGGATGATCTGGCCGGAACGCGCGGACAACTGGCGCTGGGGCGCCAAGCCCGCCCAGCAGGCCTTCGCGGACGTGGCCGCGGCCATCGCGGCAAGCGAACCCGTGAACATGGCCGTCTCGGCCGAACAGTTCCAGAACGCCCGCCAGCTGCTCGACAGCCGGGTGCGGGTGGTGGAGATGAGCAACAACGACGCCTGGATGCGCGATTGCGGCCCGACCTTCGTGGTGGACGGCGACGGCGGCATGCGGGGCGTGGACTGGAAGTTCAACGCCTGGGGCGGCCTGGAGGGCGGCCTCTACTTCCCCTGGGACAAGGACGATCAGGTGGCCCGCAAGGTCATCGAGATCGAGGGCTGCGACCGCTACCGCGCGCCCATCGTCCTGGAGGGCGGCTCCATCCATGTGGACGGCGAGGGCACCCTGCTCGTCACGGCCCAGTGCCTGCTGAACAAGAACCGCAATCCCGAGTTGTCCCAGGGGGAGATCGAGGACGTGCTCAAGGCCTATCTGAACGTGCAGACCGTGATCTGGCTGCCCAAGGGGGTCTACAACGACGAGACCGACGGCCACGTGGACAACCTCTGCTGCTTCGTCCGCCCCGGCGAGGTGCTCCTCTCCTGGACCGACGACGAGAGCGACCCGCAGTACGCCATCTCCTCGGAGGCCCAGCGGGTCCTCACCCAGGCCGTGGACGCCCGGGGCCGCAAGCTGAAGATCCACAAGATCCACCAGCCCGGCCCCATCTTCATCAGCGACGAGGAGTCGCGGGGCGTGGACGCCGTGGACGGCACCCTCTCCCGCCTGCCCGGGGACCGGCTGGCCGGGTCCTACGTCAACTTCTACATCGCCCGCGACCGGATCGTCTTCCCGCTCCTGGACGCGCGCTACGACGATCAGGCCCGGGAAACCCTGGGCGCGCTCTTCCCGGAGCGCGAGGTGGTCGGCGTGGACGCGCGCGAGATCCTGCTCGGCGGCGGCAACATCCACTGCATCACCCAGCAGGTGCCCGCGCACCGGGGCTAG
- a CDS encoding APC family permease, whose amino-acid sequence MSKESKTKGMGAVDLTLFSVCAVLVIDTLTASARIGPSSITWWCLTLVFFVVPYGMIASELGTTWPGEGGIYDWIKRAFGYRWAVRTTWYYWINVALWMPAVFILFAGMFSQLFFPELNLWAQIAIGVVLTWITVGICDISVDQGKLVPNLGALAKVVIIVALGGGGFYLAATKGVANEITPATMIPSLDSGLAFLPAIIFNLLGFELVSCMGGAIRDPHRDVPKSIFTAAVTVTLLYILGTIGLLLALPVDKIGLVSGIVEAFRMLFGEESAAVVVLGVFALFTFVTNMVTWCMGANRAAAEAAAEGELPALFGKVDPKTGAPRGANLVTGMVSTTVIVLYGVIAGSNDELFWTLFAFSSCIFLLPYLFMFPAFLRLRRIAPAEHRPFRVPGGPALALIAAVIPTIFVIQAVILFIFPKAATGEIEWSYSLPVLIGIVLTLAAGEVMVRRAVKNKNHAAAEAEPRVRAA is encoded by the coding sequence ATGTCCAAGGAAAGCAAGACCAAGGGGATGGGCGCCGTGGACCTGACGCTGTTCAGCGTCTGCGCGGTCCTGGTCATCGACACGCTGACCGCTTCCGCGCGCATCGGGCCCTCCTCCATCACCTGGTGGTGCCTGACGCTCGTCTTCTTCGTGGTCCCCTACGGCATGATCGCCTCGGAGCTGGGCACCACCTGGCCCGGCGAGGGCGGGATCTACGACTGGATCAAGCGCGCCTTCGGCTACCGCTGGGCCGTGCGCACCACCTGGTACTACTGGATCAACGTGGCCCTCTGGATGCCCGCGGTCTTCATCCTCTTCGCGGGCATGTTCAGCCAGCTCTTCTTCCCCGAGCTGAACCTCTGGGCCCAGATCGCCATCGGCGTGGTCCTGACCTGGATCACCGTGGGCATCTGCGACATCTCCGTGGACCAGGGCAAGCTCGTGCCCAACCTCGGGGCCCTGGCCAAGGTGGTCATCATCGTGGCCCTGGGCGGCGGCGGATTCTATCTGGCCGCCACCAAGGGCGTGGCCAACGAGATCACCCCGGCGACGATGATTCCCTCGCTGGATTCCGGACTGGCCTTCCTGCCGGCCATCATCTTCAACCTCCTCGGGTTCGAGCTGGTCTCCTGCATGGGCGGGGCGATCCGCGACCCGCACCGGGACGTGCCGAAGTCCATCTTCACGGCCGCCGTCACGGTGACCCTGCTCTACATCCTGGGGACCATCGGCCTCCTTCTGGCCCTGCCGGTGGACAAGATCGGCCTGGTCAGCGGCATCGTCGAGGCCTTCCGCATGCTCTTCGGCGAGGAGTCGGCCGCTGTCGTGGTCCTCGGCGTCTTCGCCCTGTTCACCTTCGTGACCAACATGGTCACCTGGTGCATGGGCGCCAACCGCGCCGCGGCCGAGGCCGCGGCCGAGGGCGAGCTGCCCGCCCTGTTCGGCAAGGTGGATCCGAAGACCGGGGCGCCCAGGGGCGCGAACCTCGTCACCGGCATGGTCTCGACCACGGTGATCGTGCTCTACGGCGTCATCGCCGGGAGCAACGACGAGCTGTTCTGGACCCTGTTCGCCTTCTCTTCCTGCATCTTCCTGCTGCCGTACCTGTTCATGTTCCCCGCCTTCCTGCGGCTGCGCCGCATCGCCCCGGCCGAGCACCGGCCCTTCCGCGTGCCCGGCGGTCCCGCCCTGGCCCTGATCGCGGCCGTGATCCCCACGATCTTCGTGATCCAGGCCGTGATCCTGTTCATCTTCCCCAAGGCGGCCACCGGCGAGATCGAGTGGAGCTACAGCCTGCCCGTGCTCATCGGCATCGTCCTGACCCTGGCGGCGGGCGAGGTCATGGTGCGCCGGGCCGTGAAGAACAAGAACCACGCGGCGGCCGAGGCCGAGCCGCGTGTCCGCGCCGCCTGA
- the argF gene encoding ornithine carbamoyltransferase, whose amino-acid sequence MPKNFIHVYDFSQEEILDVLELIRLLKVADKGGRTPRLLDGASLGMIFEEPSTRTRVSFEVAATKLGGHALYLKPGEIHLGERESLADTARVLSRMCDVIVARCWKHETILGLAKHSTVPVINGLTDYNHPTQALCDLFTMREHLPAGKTIHDLKVTFIGDATNVCSSTLFATTLMGMDFTQAAPKAYQAPKAWVEIGRANVARYGGSVTITENVEEAVQEADIIYTDLWWWCGQEAEIPDRRKAFMPRYQVNGQLFSRAPAHCKLMHCLPASRGVEATDEILDSPRSIIFDQAENRLHAEKGILAWLVAPTLKRADGALGQYYADQTRAFLRSRGWDN is encoded by the coding sequence ATGCCCAAGAACTTCATCCATGTCTACGATTTCTCCCAGGAGGAGATCCTGGACGTCCTGGAGCTGATCCGGCTCCTCAAGGTCGCCGACAAGGGCGGCCGCACCCCTCGTCTGCTCGACGGCGCCTCTCTTGGAATGATCTTCGAGGAACCGTCCACGCGCACCCGCGTTTCCTTCGAGGTGGCCGCGACCAAGCTCGGCGGACACGCCCTCTACCTCAAGCCCGGCGAGATCCACCTCGGCGAGCGCGAATCCCTGGCCGACACCGCGCGGGTCCTCTCGCGCATGTGCGACGTCATCGTGGCGCGCTGCTGGAAGCACGAGACCATCCTCGGGCTGGCCAAGCACAGCACGGTGCCGGTGATCAACGGCCTCACGGACTACAACCATCCGACCCAGGCCCTGTGCGACCTGTTCACCATGCGGGAGCACCTGCCCGCGGGCAAGACCATCCACGACCTGAAGGTCACCTTCATCGGCGACGCCACCAACGTCTGCAGTTCGACCCTCTTCGCCACCACGCTCATGGGCATGGATTTCACGCAGGCCGCGCCCAAGGCCTACCAGGCCCCCAAGGCCTGGGTCGAGATCGGGCGGGCCAACGTCGCCAGGTACGGCGGCAGCGTGACCATCACCGAGAACGTGGAGGAGGCGGTGCAGGAGGCGGACATCATCTACACCGACCTCTGGTGGTGGTGCGGCCAGGAGGCCGAGATTCCGGACCGGCGCAAGGCCTTCATGCCCCGCTACCAGGTGAACGGGCAGCTCTTCTCCAGGGCCCCGGCGCACTGCAAGCTCATGCACTGCCTGCCCGCCTCGCGGGGCGTGGAGGCCACCGACGAGATCCTGGATTCCCCGCGCTCGATCATCTTCGACCAGGCCGAGAACCGTCTGCACGCCGAGAAGGGCATCCTGGCCTGGCTTGTCGCCCCCACGCTGAAGAGGGCCGACGGGGCCCTCGGGCAGTACTACGCGGACCAGACCAGGGCGTTCCTCCGCTCCCGGGGCTGGGACAACTAA